The following coding sequences lie in one Stenotrophomonas rhizophila genomic window:
- a CDS encoding STAS domain-containing protein has product MERIPILQMGDLLLVTIQVDMHDQLALTLQDDLSEKIRRTSARGVLIDISALDIVDSFIGRMISTISSIARIMDATTVVVGMQPAVAITLVELGLTLSGVRTALNVERGMKLLQRTDEELP; this is encoded by the coding sequence ATGGAACGCATTCCGATCCTGCAGATGGGCGATCTGCTGCTGGTGACCATCCAGGTGGACATGCATGACCAGCTGGCGCTGACCCTGCAGGACGACCTGAGCGAGAAGATCCGCCGCACCTCCGCGCGTGGTGTGCTGATCGACATCTCCGCACTGGACATCGTCGATTCCTTCATCGGGCGCATGATTTCCACCATTTCCTCCATCGCCCGGATCATGGATGCCACCACCGTGGTGGTGGGCATGCAGCCGGCAGTAGCGATCACGCTGGTGGAGCTGGGGCTCACCCTCAGCGGCGTGCGCACCGCGCTCAACGTCGAGCGCGGCATGAAGCTGCTGCAGCGTACCGACGAAGAGCTGCCATGA
- a CDS encoding ATP-binding protein: protein MTAPTGVLPIRVEQDVVLARQAARQAAVACKLRLIDQTKLVTAASELARNAVIYGGGGTMAWEILESGLRKGVRLVFTDQGPGIPDLAQALTDGWSSGSGMGLGLSGSRRLVDDFELDSAPGEGTRIAITKWT from the coding sequence ATGACCGCGCCGACCGGGGTGTTGCCGATCCGCGTCGAACAGGATGTGGTGCTGGCACGCCAGGCCGCGCGCCAGGCGGCGGTGGCGTGCAAGCTGCGGCTGATCGACCAGACCAAACTGGTGACCGCTGCCAGCGAGCTGGCCCGCAACGCGGTGATCTACGGCGGTGGCGGCACCATGGCGTGGGAAATACTGGAAAGCGGCCTGCGCAAGGGCGTGCGCCTGGTGTTCACCGACCAGGGCCCCGGCATTCCCGATCTGGCCCAGGCACTTACCGATGGCTGGTCGTCCGGCTCGGGCATGGGCCTGGGCCTGTCCGGTTCGCGCCGGCTGGTGGATGACTTCGAGCTGGACAGCGCACCGGGCGAGGGCACGCGCATTGCCATCACCAAATGGACCTGA
- a CDS encoding ATP-binding protein translates to MDLNFTGQVTRVVVVEEVSQVGQARREALALADHAGFDEMDAGRVALAATELATNVIKHGRGGRMYLSLVCGRSGRGVELCTLDAGPGFSLSECLPDGVSTGGTQGLGLGAIRRQATVLDAWSDARGAVIVARIYPSRCAPDIDLAYGALRIPMRHEVACGDGWHLRADGHTTALSLIDGLGHGLPAADAAQAGTAAMATASAFDAATLIGTMHAGMSGSRGGAAAVACVGQDGQNVQFAGIGNISASLCEPTGSRGMASHPGIVGVQFRKAQPFHFHTHAGTLLVMHSDGLQARWSLRDYPGLVHRHPALIVAVLQRDFDRGRDDVGIVALRLGELH, encoded by the coding sequence ATGGACCTGAACTTCACCGGCCAGGTGACCCGGGTGGTGGTGGTCGAAGAAGTCTCGCAGGTCGGGCAGGCACGGCGCGAAGCGTTGGCCTTGGCCGACCATGCCGGCTTTGACGAGATGGACGCCGGGCGCGTGGCCCTGGCCGCCACCGAACTGGCCACCAACGTGATCAAGCACGGTCGCGGCGGGCGCATGTACCTGTCGCTGGTCTGCGGCCGCAGTGGTCGTGGCGTGGAACTGTGCACGTTGGATGCCGGCCCCGGTTTCTCGCTGTCCGAGTGCCTTCCCGATGGCGTCTCCACCGGCGGAACCCAGGGGCTGGGGCTGGGCGCCATCCGTCGCCAGGCAACGGTGCTGGATGCCTGGTCCGATGCACGCGGCGCGGTGATCGTGGCGCGCATCTACCCGAGCCGATGCGCGCCGGACATCGACCTTGCCTACGGCGCGTTGCGCATTCCCATGCGCCATGAAGTGGCCTGCGGCGACGGCTGGCACCTGCGCGCCGACGGGCACACCACCGCACTGAGCCTGATCGATGGACTGGGCCATGGCCTGCCCGCAGCCGATGCCGCCCAGGCCGGCACGGCGGCCATGGCCACCGCCTCGGCCTTCGATGCGGCCACGCTGATCGGCACGATGCATGCGGGCATGTCCGGCAGCCGCGGGGGCGCCGCCGCCGTGGCCTGTGTCGGGCAGGACGGCCAGAACGTGCAGTTCGCCGGCATCGGCAACATTTCCGCCTCGCTGTGCGAGCCCACCGGCTCGCGCGGGATGGCCTCGCACCCGGGCATCGTCGGGGTGCAGTTCCGCAAGGCACAACCCTTCCACTTTCACACTCACGCAGGCACGCTGCTGGTCATGCACAGTGACGGGCTGCAGGCGCGCTGGAGCCTGCGCGACTACCCCGGCCTGGTCCACCGCCACCCGGCGTTGATCGTGGCGGTGCTGCAGCGTGATTTCGACCGCGGTCGGGACGATGTCGGCATCGTTGCCCTGCGACTTGGAGAGTTACATTGA
- a CDS encoding sensor histidine kinase: protein MSTANDQQVQQLRMEADALRAELDETNQGVLALYAELDQQAEQLREVSELKSRFLSYMSHEFRTPLGSILSMTRLLEDGMDGPLTDEQRRQVRFISASTSELREMVDDLLDLAKIEAGRITISPAWFDLMDLFSALRGMFRPLVEGDQLDLLFEDPPALPMLYTDDKKLAQILRNFISNALKFTPNGQVVVSARMQGDDSVRFSVRDTGIGIPADLQSTLFEDFVQVDTPLQKRLRGTGLGLSLCKRFAELLGGHVGVDSVVGEGSDFYVVLPYKLAEETPRAEL, encoded by the coding sequence ATGTCCACTGCCAACGATCAGCAGGTGCAGCAGCTGCGCATGGAAGCCGACGCACTGCGCGCCGAACTGGACGAAACCAACCAGGGCGTGCTGGCGCTGTATGCCGAGCTGGACCAGCAGGCCGAGCAGCTGCGCGAGGTCTCGGAGCTGAAAAGCCGGTTCCTGTCCTACATGAGCCACGAATTCCGCACGCCGCTGGGCTCGATCCTGAGCATGACGCGCCTGCTGGAGGACGGCATGGACGGTCCGCTCACCGACGAACAGCGCCGCCAGGTGCGCTTCATCAGCGCCTCCACCAGCGAGCTGCGCGAGATGGTGGACGACCTGCTGGACCTGGCCAAAATCGAGGCCGGCCGCATCACCATCTCGCCGGCCTGGTTCGACCTGATGGATCTGTTTTCGGCGCTGCGTGGCATGTTCCGCCCGCTGGTCGAAGGCGACCAGCTGGACCTCCTGTTCGAGGACCCGCCGGCGTTGCCCATGCTGTACACCGATGACAAGAAGCTGGCGCAGATCCTGCGCAATTTCATTTCCAACGCACTGAAGTTCACCCCCAACGGGCAGGTGGTCGTCTCGGCCCGCATGCAGGGCGATGATTCAGTGCGCTTCAGCGTGCGCGACACCGGCATCGGCATCCCGGCCGACCTGCAGTCCACCCTGTTCGAGGATTTCGTCCAGGTCGATACGCCGCTGCAGAAGCGCCTGCGCGGCACCGGCCTGGGGCTGTCGCTGTGCAAGCGCTTCGCCGAACTGCTGGGCGGCCATGTGGGCGTGGACAGCGTGGTCGGCGAAGGCTCGGATTTTTACGTGGTGCTGCCCTACAAGCTCGCCGAGGAGACGCCCCGTGCCGAACTCTGA
- a CDS encoding response regulator: protein MPNSDRILVVDDNAATRYAVRRVLEHHGYKVEEAGTGGEGLAQLARQDFGALVLDVNLPDMSGFDVVRQLRDDPRMRLLPVVHVSAASIATGDLITGLNAGADAYLIHPVDPDVLLATLRTLLRARRSEEALREAEARFGEIFRQINAPIAVLDAELRYHDANDAFVRLLGEDGAPGRLEALLADQVVPLSALKVALAEGERWQGTFTLRVGAATRITEWRVTPYRAPGQGLVLVQDTTERHARETEQRQELESATSELAFQIAERQRTEVELLQAQKMDSLGQLTGGIAHDFNNLLTTIISGLDMIEIAVARGAWDKASRYVDIATASAHRAAALTQRMLAFARKQPLDPQTFDVVARIRSLEDMLRRSIGENIELELELGAQPMVAVADPNQFENVILNLVINARDALAGQGLIRIRAGRTHVERDHELAPGHYISVKVLDNGSGIPLELLTKVFEPFFTTKPQGEGTGLGLSMTYGFARQSGGSARIASERGEGTEIELLLPEGQLLSPEQAPQPTQVPRGRSERILLVDDTDSVRMMVREMLMESGYQVVEAINAQQALLELHSERGIDLLLSDVGLPGMNGRELGDAARALRPQLPVLFITGYTESAVVRNDFLGTGMALLPKPFSVNELLRSVRQMLPLA, encoded by the coding sequence GTGCCGAACTCTGATCGTATCCTGGTGGTGGATGACAACGCCGCAACCCGCTATGCGGTGCGGCGCGTGCTGGAACATCACGGCTACAAGGTCGAAGAGGCCGGTACCGGTGGGGAGGGCCTGGCACAGCTGGCCCGGCAGGATTTCGGTGCGCTGGTGCTGGACGTCAACCTGCCGGACATGAGCGGGTTCGACGTGGTGCGGCAGTTGCGCGACGACCCGCGCATGCGGCTGTTGCCGGTGGTGCACGTGTCGGCGGCCTCGATCGCCACCGGCGACCTCATCACCGGCTTGAACGCCGGTGCGGACGCCTACCTGATCCACCCGGTCGATCCGGACGTCCTGCTGGCCACGTTGCGCACGCTGTTGCGCGCGCGGCGTTCGGAAGAAGCCCTGCGTGAAGCCGAAGCACGTTTTGGCGAGATCTTCCGCCAGATCAACGCGCCGATCGCGGTACTGGATGCCGAGCTGCGCTATCACGATGCCAACGACGCCTTCGTGCGGCTGCTCGGTGAAGACGGCGCGCCGGGCAGGTTGGAGGCGCTGCTGGCGGACCAGGTGGTCCCGCTGAGCGCGCTGAAGGTTGCGCTGGCCGAGGGCGAGCGCTGGCAGGGCACGTTTACCCTGCGCGTGGGCGCGGCAACGCGCATCACCGAATGGCGCGTCACGCCGTACCGTGCGCCCGGCCAGGGCCTGGTGCTGGTCCAGGACACCACCGAACGCCACGCGCGCGAGACCGAGCAGCGCCAGGAGCTGGAAAGCGCGACCTCGGAACTGGCCTTTCAGATCGCAGAGCGCCAGCGCACCGAGGTCGAGCTGCTGCAGGCGCAGAAGATGGATTCGCTGGGCCAGCTCACCGGCGGTATCGCGCACGACTTCAACAACCTGCTGACCACGATCATCTCCGGCCTGGACATGATCGAGATCGCCGTGGCCCGAGGCGCATGGGACAAGGCCTCGCGCTATGTCGACATCGCCACCGCCTCGGCCCACCGCGCCGCCGCGCTGACCCAGCGCATGCTGGCCTTCGCACGCAAGCAGCCGCTCGATCCGCAGACCTTCGACGTGGTGGCCCGGATCCGCTCGCTGGAAGACATGCTGCGTCGGTCCATTGGCGAGAACATCGAGCTGGAACTGGAGCTGGGTGCGCAACCCATGGTGGCCGTGGCCGACCCGAACCAGTTCGAGAACGTGATCCTCAATCTGGTGATCAACGCGCGCGACGCGCTGGCCGGCCAGGGGCTGATCCGGATCCGGGCCGGCCGTACCCATGTGGAACGCGACCATGAGCTGGCGCCGGGGCACTACATCAGCGTAAAGGTGCTCGACAACGGCAGCGGCATTCCGCTTGAGCTGCTGACCAAGGTCTTCGAGCCGTTCTTCACCACCAAGCCGCAGGGCGAGGGCACCGGCCTGGGCTTGTCGATGACCTACGGGTTTGCCCGGCAGTCCGGCGGCAGTGCGCGCATCGCCAGCGAGCGCGGGGAAGGGACCGAGATCGAACTTCTACTGCCCGAAGGCCAGCTGCTCAGCCCCGAGCAGGCGCCGCAGCCCACCCAGGTGCCGCGTGGACGTTCCGAGCGGATCCTGCTGGTGGACGACACCGACTCGGTACGCATGATGGTGCGCGAGATGCTGATGGAGTCGGGCTACCAGGTCGTGGAGGCAATCAACGCGCAGCAGGCGCTGCTGGAGCTGCATTCCGAGCGCGGCATCGACCTGCTGCTCTCCGACGTGGGCCTGCCCGGTATGAACGGCCGCGAGCTGGGCGACGCTGCCCGCGCGTTACGGCCGCAGCTGCCGGTGCTGTTCATCACCGGCTATACCGAGAGCGCGGTGGTACGTAACGACTTTCTCGGAACCGGGATGGCCTTGTTGCCCAAGCCGTTCAGCGTCAACGAACTGCTGCGCAGCGTGCGCCAGATGCTTCCGCTGGCCTGA
- a CDS encoding cation diffusion facilitator family transporter, translated as MAAPSGSRLVIYAALVGNLCIAIAKFVAAGLSGSSAMLSEGVHSLVDTINEVLLLYGLRRSEKKPDTVHPFGYGRELYFWSFIVALLVFAAGAGVSAYEGIQHIRHPEPATNHLISYSVLGISIAFEGASWWIALREFRATKGTMGYFEAFRRSKDPTTFTVLLEDSAALLGLGFALVGLLAAQLLDMPVLDGVASLCIAAVLAVTAFLLARETKGLLVGEPAHPSVANRILAVANTDPDLRNANGVTTMQMGPDQVVAMLSAEFEDDRTTPQIEACITRIEKAVKAEYPELVALFVKPQTPEVFRARRAALGEHRPSP; from the coding sequence ATGGCCGCGCCGTCCGGTTCCCGCCTGGTCATCTACGCCGCACTGGTCGGCAATCTGTGCATCGCCATCGCCAAGTTCGTGGCCGCCGGCCTGTCGGGCAGTTCGGCGATGCTCAGCGAGGGCGTGCATTCGCTGGTGGACACCATCAACGAGGTGTTGTTGCTGTACGGCCTGCGCCGTTCGGAGAAGAAGCCCGACACCGTGCACCCGTTCGGCTATGGGCGCGAGCTGTACTTCTGGAGCTTCATCGTGGCGCTGCTGGTGTTCGCCGCCGGTGCGGGCGTATCGGCGTATGAAGGCATCCAGCACATCCGTCACCCCGAGCCGGCCACCAACCACCTGATCAGCTATTCGGTGCTGGGCATCTCCATCGCGTTTGAAGGCGCGTCGTGGTGGATCGCGCTGCGCGAGTTCCGTGCCACCAAGGGCACGATGGGCTACTTCGAGGCCTTCCGCCGCAGCAAGGACCCCACCACCTTCACCGTGCTGCTGGAAGACAGTGCGGCGCTGCTGGGTCTTGGATTCGCGCTGGTGGGCCTGTTGGCGGCACAACTGCTGGACATGCCGGTGCTCGATGGCGTGGCGTCGCTGTGCATTGCCGCGGTGCTGGCGGTCACTGCCTTCCTGCTCGCCCGCGAAACCAAGGGACTGCTGGTGGGCGAGCCGGCCCACCCCAGCGTGGCCAACCGGATTCTGGCGGTGGCCAACACCGACCCCGACCTGCGCAATGCCAACGGCGTCACCACCATGCAGATGGGGCCGGACCAGGTGGTGGCAATGCTGAGCGCCGAATTCGAGGACGACCGTACCACCCCGCAGATCGAGGCGTGCATCACCCGCATCGAGAAAGCGGTGAAAGCCGAGTACCCCGAGTTGGTGGCGTTGTTCGTGAAGCCGCAGACGCCGGAGGTGTTCCGCGCGCGACGGGCAGCGCTCGGCGAGCACCGCCCGTCACCGTAA